One window of the Synechococcus sp. CC9311 genome contains the following:
- a CDS encoding glycosyltransferase family A protein, with protein MASPRFSIITPVLNGARDVYGYIETLKKQKFSNWESIIVDDGSSDGTTDILDDCIAGDKRFYVFCNTLVREISGPYQARNFGLKLAQGDFICFLDIDDRWFPNKLEMQAKQLKSNPEYCLLYSPYVRGNRGASFGKVRKTPLGIAPKLLVKVSNPIPMLTSCVSRATISDLFFAPVNHEDYLFWHFVISRLNSEQIAEYPNPLAIYCVDPSSISGNKFLAFQWLWRCYKRLGYGFFATLLVLFLRGMLQVFFSIKEYISPRVEF; from the coding sequence ATGGCGTCCCCAAGATTTTCAATCATTACCCCTGTGTTAAATGGAGCACGTGACGTTTATGGATATATAGAGACTTTGAAAAAACAAAAATTTTCTAATTGGGAGTCAATTATTGTAGATGATGGTTCGTCTGATGGAACCACAGATATTCTTGATGATTGCATCGCTGGAGACAAGCGATTTTATGTTTTTTGTAACACTCTTGTGCGTGAAATTTCTGGCCCATATCAAGCGAGAAATTTTGGACTTAAACTTGCACAAGGTGATTTTATATGTTTTCTCGATATAGATGACCGCTGGTTTCCTAATAAGCTTGAGATGCAAGCAAAACAACTGAAATCAAATCCCGAATATTGCTTGCTTTATTCTCCTTATGTTAGGGGGAATCGTGGAGCTTCTTTCGGTAAAGTTCGGAAAACACCTCTTGGCATAGCTCCTAAGTTGTTGGTGAAAGTGTCGAATCCTATTCCTATGTTAACGTCTTGCGTATCTCGTGCGACAATTTCTGATTTATTCTTCGCTCCTGTGAACCATGAGGACTACCTTTTTTGGCACTTTGTGATATCAAGATTAAATTCAGAGCAGATAGCAGAATATCCCAATCCTCTAGCTATATATTGTGTTGATCCTTCTTCGATTTCTGGTAATAAATTTTTGGCTTTTCAATGGCTTTGGAGGTGCTATAAGCGATTAGGGTATGGATTTTTTGCGACGTTGCTGGTGTTGTTCTTGCGAGGGATGCTGCAGGTTTTTTTTAGCATTAAAGAATATATTTCTCCGCGCGTTGAATTCTAA
- a CDS encoding alpha-1,2-fucosyltransferase: protein MCGGLGNQLFQLSTALKLRQSIASNQSILINFAGEKYAANRVLAFEPLFEIPSWLLFEPVSLRDQLLKYSSVHLRVGRYTWNAYNDVFRFIPFPSSDIFLDGYFWRKFDKPSANSFFPQLNLQSLKFDRSWLRFLRNTVAVHIRGGDFISHQKFNVCGYQYYKEAISIAIAKGFDDFIIVSDDQKHAAMLMNQILDEMPRITYQFLPSSSPLSDFNFLRQMPCKILSNSTYSWWSSALSIAPKITIVPSHLALGLQRPRQLHEDIIYLY, encoded by the coding sequence ATGTGTGGTGGTCTTGGCAACCAGTTATTTCAGCTATCCACCGCTTTAAAGTTAAGACAATCAATTGCCAGTAATCAATCAATTCTAATAAACTTTGCAGGAGAAAAATATGCGGCAAATAGAGTATTAGCCTTTGAGCCTTTGTTTGAAATTCCTTCATGGCTTCTTTTTGAACCTGTTTCGCTACGCGATCAATTGCTTAAATATAGCTCTGTCCATCTCCGCGTTGGCCGTTATACATGGAATGCATATAATGATGTCTTCAGGTTCATACCATTTCCTTCGTCAGATATTTTTTTAGATGGTTACTTCTGGAGAAAATTTGATAAACCTAGTGCAAATAGTTTCTTCCCTCAGCTTAACTTGCAGTCCCTTAAGTTCGACAGATCATGGCTTAGATTTTTGAGGAATACAGTTGCTGTTCATATTCGAGGTGGGGATTTTATCTCGCATCAAAAGTTTAATGTTTGTGGCTATCAATATTACAAAGAAGCCATATCTATTGCTATTGCCAAAGGCTTTGATGATTTTATTATTGTGTCTGATGATCAAAAACATGCTGCTATGCTTATGAATCAAATTTTAGATGAAATGCCTCGCATTACATATCAATTTCTGCCCTCTTCATCTCCTCTAAGCGACTTTAATTTTTTGAGACAAATGCCTTGCAAAATTCTTAGCAATAGTACTTATTCTTGGTGGTCTTCTGCGTTATCAATTGCCCCAAAAATAACAATTGTGCCTTCACACTTGGCCCTGGGTCTGCAAAGGCCTAGACAATTGCATGAAGATATAATTTACTTATACTAA
- a CDS encoding DUF6492 family protein, which yields MMPCKIIIFQKDVDYRVLNYYDHLALMLGEVEIILICPDNNIHGINSPEFITVIHDKNILQRHKVDQMPEYLSMSGWYKQQIIKILTADYFFHLDMKNLLILDGDTFVSPMVFKNQIYLTRKNEPNTYLNMFKFMPSISRFEGVARLLLNQKISPIVNFGIWNRQVFENVFCCSNNWQQILVRDISNYDASNSLATPGFSEYLLMTAATIYDLSPSIGKLRYFRRADLVYSFLINKTNPFANNCHFDMISFENTHDANTFKKFLASLAWIFGIEIV from the coding sequence ATGATGCCTTGCAAAATAATCATCTTTCAAAAAGATGTAGATTATCGTGTTCTAAACTATTACGATCATTTGGCGCTTATGCTGGGCGAAGTTGAGATAATCTTAATTTGCCCTGATAACAATATACATGGCATTAATTCGCCTGAATTTATCACTGTTATTCACGATAAAAATATATTGCAGCGACATAAAGTAGATCAAATGCCTGAGTATCTTTCAATGAGCGGATGGTATAAACAACAGATCATAAAAATTTTGACAGCCGATTATTTTTTTCATCTTGATATGAAAAACTTACTTATTCTTGATGGTGATACTTTTGTTTCCCCAATGGTATTCAAAAATCAGATTTATCTTACGAGAAAGAATGAGCCAAATACTTACTTAAATATGTTTAAATTCATGCCTTCGATATCCCGCTTCGAAGGAGTAGCTCGCTTACTATTAAATCAAAAAATATCTCCAATTGTAAATTTTGGTATATGGAATCGTCAGGTTTTTGAGAATGTATTCTGTTGTAGTAATAATTGGCAGCAAATTCTTGTTCGAGATATTTCTAACTATGATGCCTCTAATTCTTTGGCAACCCCAGGTTTTAGTGAATACTTGTTGATGACCGCTGCAACTATATACGATTTATCTCCTTCGATAGGTAAATTACGATATTTCCGTCGTGCAGACCTCGTTTATTCATTTCTCATTAATAAAACAAATCCATTTGCAAATAACTGTCATTTTGATATGATTTCATTCGAAAATACACATGATGCAAATACTTTTAAAAAGTTCTTGGCATCGTTAGCATGGATATTTGGAATTGAAATAGTCTGA
- a CDS encoding GDP-L-fucose synthase encodes MSSLIKADDRFFVAGARGMAGSAICRALQENGYGDETKGGALLTPTRQELDLLNHEVVKAWYEENKPDVVVLAAAKVGGIYANDTYPADFLLENLKIQTNVIEGAWKAGVRRLLFLGSSCIYPKFAEQPIKEEALLTGSLEPTNEWYAIAKITGIKLCESLRQQYGFDAISLMPTNLYGPGDNYHPENSHVLPALIRRFHEAKQAGAKSVTCWGTGSPLREFLHVDDLGNACVFALENWSALDQDAPKDDQGKPLAFLNLGTGVDLTIQELAEQIAAVVGFEGTIEWDTSKPDGTPKKQLDVSLMKQLNWSASIPIREGLCLVYEDFIKEGLSQNLRN; translated from the coding sequence GTGAGCAGCTTGATCAAAGCGGACGATCGTTTTTTTGTTGCAGGAGCAAGGGGCATGGCGGGCAGCGCGATCTGCCGGGCGTTGCAAGAGAATGGCTATGGCGATGAAACGAAAGGCGGAGCCTTACTGACGCCAACGCGCCAGGAGCTGGACCTGCTCAATCACGAAGTAGTGAAGGCTTGGTACGAAGAAAACAAGCCAGATGTGGTGGTGCTGGCAGCCGCCAAGGTGGGCGGAATTTATGCCAATGACACCTATCCAGCCGATTTCTTGTTGGAGAACCTCAAGATCCAAACGAATGTGATTGAAGGTGCTTGGAAAGCGGGGGTGCGGCGATTGCTCTTTCTGGGTAGTAGTTGTATTTACCCGAAGTTTGCCGAGCAACCGATCAAAGAAGAAGCGTTATTGACAGGATCATTGGAGCCCACGAATGAGTGGTATGCGATCGCCAAGATTACGGGGATCAAGCTGTGCGAATCGTTGAGACAACAGTATGGATTTGATGCGATCAGCTTGATGCCAACGAATTTGTATGGCCCTGGAGATAACTATCACCCGGAAAATAGCCATGTGCTGCCAGCGCTCATCCGCCGCTTTCATGAAGCCAAGCAAGCTGGGGCAAAAAGTGTGACGTGTTGGGGAACGGGATCACCGCTGCGTGAGTTTTTGCATGTGGATGATCTGGGTAATGCCTGCGTGTTTGCGCTGGAAAACTGGAGCGCTCTTGATCAAGATGCACCAAAAGATGATCAAGGGAAACCGCTGGCGTTTTTGAATCTGGGAACGGGAGTGGATCTAACGATTCAGGAGTTAGCGGAACAGATCGCAGCAGTCGTTGGGTTTGAAGGAACGATTGAGTGGGACACAAGTAAGCCGGATGGAACACCAAAGAAACAACTTGATGTCAGCTTGATGAAGCAGCTAAACTGGAGTGCGAGCATCCCTATAAGGGAAGGATTGTGTTTGGTCTACGAGGATTTCATTAAGGAAGGATTGTCGCAGAATTTGCGTAATTAA
- the gmd gene encoding GDP-mannose 4,6-dehydratase, with the protein MSELSHCKKALITGITGQDGSYLAELLLEKGYEVHGIKRRASSFNTNRIDHLYQDPHVDDPRLVLHYGDLTDSSNLIRIIEQVQPDEIYNLGAQSHVAVSFEAPEYTANSDALGTLRILEAVRMLGLTETTRIYQASTSELYGLVQEMPQKESTPFYPRSPYGVAKLYAYWITVNYREAYGMYACNGVLFNHESPRRGETFVTRKITRGLARIDAGLEDCLYMGNLDSLRDWGHARDYVEMQWRMLQQEGPPEDFVIATGRQESVRRFIELTALELGWGAIEWEGKGLEETGKRSTGEVVVRIDPRYFRPAEVETLLGDPAKAKQKLGWTPTTTLEELVAEMVATDKEEAKKEAYLKLKGFNVVGSMENPPTNPDAVKAAGGKA; encoded by the coding sequence ATGTCAGAATTAAGTCATTGCAAAAAGGCGCTGATCACCGGAATTACAGGCCAAGACGGAAGTTATTTAGCGGAATTGCTGCTGGAGAAGGGATATGAGGTGCATGGGATTAAGAGGCGTGCAAGCAGCTTCAACACCAATAGGATCGACCATCTCTACCAAGATCCGCATGTGGATGATCCGCGGTTGGTGCTGCACTACGGAGATTTAACGGATAGCAGCAATTTGATCCGGATCATTGAGCAGGTGCAGCCGGATGAAATTTATAACCTCGGAGCCCAAAGCCATGTGGCAGTGAGCTTTGAAGCACCGGAATACACAGCGAATAGTGATGCATTAGGTACGCTGCGAATATTAGAAGCGGTGCGGATGCTGGGGCTCACGGAGACAACGAGGATCTATCAGGCGAGCACGAGTGAGCTGTATGGCTTGGTGCAGGAGATGCCGCAAAAGGAGAGCACGCCGTTTTACCCACGCAGTCCCTATGGGGTGGCCAAGTTGTATGCGTACTGGATCACGGTGAATTACCGGGAGGCTTACGGGATGTATGCCTGCAATGGGGTGCTGTTCAACCACGAGAGCCCCAGGCGTGGTGAAACGTTTGTGACGCGCAAGATCACGCGGGGTTTGGCACGGATTGATGCGGGTTTAGAGGATTGCCTGTATATGGGCAATCTCGATTCGCTGCGGGATTGGGGACACGCCCGGGATTATGTGGAGATGCAGTGGCGAATGCTGCAGCAGGAGGGTCCACCGGAGGATTTTGTAATCGCCACGGGGCGGCAGGAAAGCGTGCGGCGGTTCATTGAATTAACGGCACTGGAACTGGGCTGGGGCGCGATCGAGTGGGAAGGCAAGGGGTTAGAGGAAACGGGCAAACGCAGCACTGGGGAAGTGGTAGTGCGGATTGATCCGCGCTATTTCCGTCCAGCTGAAGTGGAGACGCTGCTCGGTGATCCCGCGAAGGCCAAGCAGAAGCTGGGCTGGACGCCAACGACAACGCTGGAAGAGTTAGTGGCGGAGATGGTGGCGACTGACAAGGAGGAGGCCAAGAAAGAGGCTTATTTGAAATTGAAAGGATTCAATGTGGTGGGCTCGATGGAAAATCCACCAACGAATCCTGATGCCGTCAAGGCCGCTGGAGGCAAGGCGTGA
- a CDS encoding sugar transferase — translation MQIRLPWLLSRRRLLAAILLDSGVCLVVYCSLFLSCFGRWPELSVPLLILWISWLVGSYILGRYPGIDRFNLSPNSLVLIQLVVKTFLVVVFSLGGTLSYHWLLKGASGDVLFRSFLLPYLGLLGIFSLMAQIFLRACIKRRLSDGKFWQFLGTQKAYQRLQHHLLWSRLSARLDHFSYAQLNEVGPYPIVVDDVDSEPAPILHRLLELQQQGLIVICRHEWCEAVLQRFPPEFLSDVELLRGEFSRPASKFETRLKRLGDVIVSALLIVLTSPLLLISALLIKIEDGGPILYSQTRSGFEGIPYTIWKLRSMRIDAERDGAQWVKCADSRITRVGSLLRRTRLDELPQLWCVLSGSMSLIGPRPERPEFDQDLEKKIPHYCLRQRIRPGLSGWAQVNYPYGSSVEDAANKLSYDLYYLRNFSFWLDLLILFKTMRLVFNAQGAIPVPSAPLNHDKISSF, via the coding sequence ATGCAAATAAGGCTTCCTTGGCTTCTGTCTCGTCGCCGTCTTTTGGCTGCCATTCTCCTTGATAGTGGCGTGTGTTTAGTTGTCTATTGCAGTCTCTTTCTGTCTTGTTTTGGGCGTTGGCCTGAATTATCAGTTCCATTGTTGATCCTTTGGATCAGTTGGTTGGTTGGTAGCTACATATTGGGTCGTTATCCAGGAATTGATCGCTTCAATCTTTCTCCCAATTCGTTGGTTCTTATTCAGCTTGTAGTAAAAACATTCCTCGTGGTTGTGTTCAGTCTTGGTGGAACACTTTCTTACCACTGGTTGCTCAAAGGCGCATCAGGAGATGTTCTGTTTCGCAGCTTCCTGCTTCCTTACCTCGGCTTGTTGGGGATATTCAGCTTGATGGCACAGATCTTTTTGCGTGCATGCATCAAAAGGAGACTGTCAGATGGAAAATTCTGGCAGTTTTTGGGAACTCAAAAGGCATATCAGCGGCTTCAGCATCACCTCCTGTGGTCACGCTTGTCGGCTCGTCTCGATCATTTCTCTTATGCTCAGTTGAACGAAGTTGGTCCATATCCCATCGTTGTTGATGATGTTGATTCTGAACCAGCTCCAATTCTTCATCGTCTTTTAGAGCTTCAGCAACAAGGTCTAATAGTGATTTGCCGGCATGAATGGTGTGAAGCTGTTTTGCAGCGTTTCCCTCCAGAGTTTCTGAGTGATGTTGAATTGCTTCGCGGTGAATTTTCACGGCCTGCAAGTAAGTTTGAAACTCGGTTGAAACGTCTCGGTGATGTGATTGTGTCGGCTTTGCTGATAGTGCTCACGAGTCCTCTTTTGCTGATCTCAGCCTTGTTGATCAAGATTGAAGATGGTGGCCCGATTCTTTATTCACAAACCCGATCCGGCTTTGAAGGCATTCCTTACACAATCTGGAAGTTGAGGAGTATGCGCATCGATGCTGAGCGTGATGGTGCCCAGTGGGTGAAGTGTGCAGATTCCCGTATCACCAGGGTTGGCTCCCTTTTAAGGCGAACACGGTTGGATGAGCTCCCACAGCTTTGGTGTGTTTTGTCTGGAAGCATGAGTCTTATAGGCCCAAGGCCTGAACGACCTGAATTTGATCAGGATCTTGAAAAAAAGATTCCGCATTACTGTTTAAGGCAGCGCATTCGGCCTGGCCTCAGTGGTTGGGCTCAAGTTAACTATCCTTATGGATCTTCAGTTGAAGACGCGGCTAATAAGCTTAGCTATGACCTTTATTACCTTAGAAATTTTTCTTTTTGGCTGGATCTACTGATCCTTTTTAAAACAATGCGTTTGGTTTTTAATGCTCAGGGTGCAATTCCTGTTCCGAGTGCCCCATTAAATCACGACAAAATCTCTAGTTTTTAA
- a CDS encoding SLBB domain-containing protein, with product MAASCPLVVGSVSAASLLDGPGTDQGQGASELMSADQEALQGDVYIIGPGDVLDLKLFDAPELSGPLEVLNDGSVALPLVGSVVLSGLTLQQASSWARQLLADQLLRPELQLQVVRPRPIRVSVVGAVERPGLYSLTTTESVQTEGGPTTSISGLPTVVDVIQKAGGITQQANLREVQLQRRLPGTPVRFKRARLNLLDLVLEGDQQQNPFLFDGDTIKIERAEEVPAEAIALASVNLSPKVIEVNVIGEVNSPGRLELMANTPLVQAILASGGLKDWRANGGNVELVRINRNGTATLKRFRFDMSQGASNQANPPLRQGDTVRVGRSLLAKGSDAIGAVSEPVSGLVTVYSLFRLINTNN from the coding sequence ATGGCAGCTTCGTGCCCGCTCGTTGTGGGTTCAGTGAGTGCTGCTTCTCTGCTTGATGGGCCTGGCACCGATCAGGGCCAAGGAGCATCTGAGTTGATGTCTGCGGACCAAGAAGCTCTGCAGGGAGACGTGTACATCATTGGTCCTGGCGATGTGCTCGACCTCAAGCTGTTTGATGCACCAGAGCTTTCGGGCCCATTAGAGGTGCTGAATGATGGATCGGTGGCACTGCCGTTGGTGGGCAGTGTGGTGTTGAGCGGCCTCACCTTGCAGCAGGCCAGCAGTTGGGCGCGGCAACTTTTGGCTGATCAGTTGCTGCGGCCCGAGCTTCAGCTGCAGGTTGTGCGCCCACGCCCGATCCGCGTGTCGGTGGTGGGCGCTGTGGAGCGGCCAGGCCTGTACTCACTCACCACAACAGAGTCTGTTCAAACGGAGGGCGGGCCCACCACCAGCATTTCTGGATTACCCACGGTGGTGGATGTGATCCAAAAGGCGGGTGGTATCACTCAGCAGGCCAACTTGAGGGAGGTGCAGTTACAGCGAAGGCTGCCGGGTACACCCGTTCGCTTCAAGCGGGCGCGCCTCAATTTGCTTGATCTGGTATTGGAGGGTGATCAGCAACAAAACCCGTTTTTATTTGATGGAGACACGATCAAAATCGAACGGGCAGAAGAGGTGCCTGCAGAAGCGATTGCCTTGGCTTCTGTGAATCTGTCTCCAAAAGTGATTGAAGTGAATGTGATCGGTGAGGTGAATAGCCCTGGCCGCTTGGAGCTGATGGCCAATACCCCATTGGTTCAAGCGATTTTGGCTTCAGGGGGCTTGAAGGATTGGCGTGCCAACGGCGGCAATGTGGAGCTGGTGCGGATTAACCGCAACGGCACGGCCACGCTCAAACGCTTCCGCTTTGATATGAGCCAAGGTGCATCCAATCAAGCCAATCCACCCCTGCGCCAGGGAGATACCGTGCGCGTGGGCCGTAGTTTGCTAGCGAAAGGCAGTGATGCGATTGGGGCGGTGAGTGAACCGGTGAGTGGGTTGGTCACGGTGTACAGCCTGTTTCGCTTAATCAACACCAATAATTAA
- a CDS encoding polysaccharide biosynthesis tyrosine autokinase → MSNLIARPGQSPDLVPQTIQDVQVRDLGLNLSNLKAEASDEIDLRELWRALKRRKKIVGFTAAAVLVLSGVVTTYQRLFMPVYEGSFALLITDPISNEGGNNSAASSAASGTVFEQLARNTTQNDIPTLIEVLESPLLLAPIAKRFDVSENELAERINITTGGAKRKEAEGVLKVSLTGRNPKEDGQLLEAISAAYLQTALQQRQKRLTDGIAFLDLQAPALQAKADAIQGELAEFRRRHSLLEPAIEGTALKQREATLATQIFGFEAERSRLKRVRQDIASGSLSARGFQEAISTGSGGVVTGNQQSQGLAVSDADQSLLQQLLKVETELAEARSKFVNNSSMVLSLEARLEQLQPLLRENQLEAVDAALGLNANRLATARAQERTLQDNFLKQPALIKQYETLQTKLTLAQENLSGLVSARETFRLESAQSSVPWRVIDPPEIDPNPIKPSIPRNLALGAMLGLVAGVAAGLIRDRFDHVFHLPAEVKDDLNLPLLGHIPHVAFFKGVREDKRFLLNELDQSSNNNATNAPESRKQDRYQRFFYQEAFRNLFTSLRFLNTERPLKAVALTSSLPAEGKSLVNVLLAKTLAEMGQRVLLVDADLRKPQLHIRLGINNLQGLSNLITEDALHWRDLCKQVPGYENWSVMTAGLRPPDPTRLLSSQRMHDLVQEITQSNDFDLVLFDTPPVLGLADASLVAEHCDGLMLLVSLNRVDRGLPQEAVNRIVSSGVPLLGLITNAVSTEEQSNQFGYGKYGYGKYGYGRYGYGYGGYNSYSAALYANYADPEDSIDSSSEGAGKSLKASPTWREQLRERSRRFMQWLDN, encoded by the coding sequence TTGTCAAACCTGATCGCCCGACCAGGTCAAAGCCCTGATCTTGTTCCGCAAACGATCCAGGACGTGCAGGTAAGAGACCTTGGACTCAACCTTTCAAACCTGAAAGCAGAAGCGAGCGATGAGATCGATCTCAGGGAACTATGGCGCGCGCTGAAGCGCAGAAAAAAGATCGTTGGCTTTACCGCTGCCGCAGTTTTAGTGCTGTCTGGAGTCGTCACCACCTATCAGCGCCTGTTCATGCCGGTCTATGAAGGCTCCTTTGCGCTCTTAATTACCGATCCCATCAGCAATGAAGGGGGGAACAACTCTGCTGCTTCCAGCGCCGCAAGCGGAACCGTATTTGAGCAACTCGCTCGCAACACCACTCAAAACGACATCCCCACCTTGATTGAGGTATTGGAGAGCCCACTGCTACTGGCTCCAATCGCCAAGCGCTTTGATGTCTCCGAAAACGAGCTTGCAGAGCGAATCAACATCACAACCGGTGGTGCGAAGCGCAAAGAAGCTGAAGGGGTGCTCAAAGTGAGCCTCACCGGCCGAAACCCCAAAGAAGATGGCCAACTGCTCGAGGCCATCAGCGCGGCCTACCTGCAAACAGCTTTGCAACAGCGCCAGAAACGACTCACCGATGGCATCGCTTTCCTCGATTTACAGGCCCCGGCCTTGCAGGCCAAAGCAGACGCCATCCAGGGGGAGTTGGCTGAGTTTCGAAGGCGCCACTCCCTGCTCGAGCCCGCCATTGAAGGCACTGCCCTGAAACAGCGGGAAGCCACACTGGCGACTCAGATTTTTGGCTTTGAAGCAGAGCGCAGTCGCTTGAAACGCGTGCGTCAAGACATTGCCAGCGGCAGCCTCAGCGCCCGGGGATTTCAAGAAGCCATCAGCACCGGCAGCGGTGGAGTCGTAACCGGCAACCAGCAGTCTCAGGGTCTTGCTGTCAGCGACGCCGACCAAAGCTTGTTGCAACAACTGCTCAAAGTGGAAACCGAACTGGCGGAAGCCCGCTCGAAATTTGTCAACAACTCTTCCATGGTGCTCAGCCTTGAGGCCCGTCTCGAGCAGCTCCAACCACTGTTGCGTGAAAACCAACTGGAAGCCGTGGATGCAGCCCTCGGCCTCAACGCCAACCGCCTCGCCACCGCCCGGGCCCAGGAGCGCACCCTGCAGGACAACTTCCTGAAACAACCTGCTCTCATCAAGCAGTACGAAACGCTGCAAACCAAGCTCACACTCGCTCAAGAAAACCTGTCTGGACTGGTGAGTGCCAGGGAAACCTTCCGTCTCGAAAGCGCCCAGAGTTCTGTGCCCTGGCGCGTGATCGATCCACCAGAGATTGATCCCAACCCGATCAAGCCATCGATTCCGAGGAACCTGGCCCTAGGCGCCATGCTCGGGCTCGTTGCTGGCGTAGCTGCCGGCCTGATTCGTGATCGCTTCGATCATGTCTTTCATCTCCCAGCAGAGGTCAAAGATGATCTGAACCTGCCTCTTCTTGGCCATATTCCTCACGTGGCTTTTTTCAAAGGGGTGCGGGAAGACAAACGCTTCCTTCTCAACGAACTTGATCAATCGAGCAATAACAACGCTACGAACGCTCCAGAGAGCCGCAAACAAGATCGCTACCAACGTTTTTTTTACCAGGAAGCATTCCGCAATCTGTTCACATCACTGCGTTTCCTCAACACCGAACGACCGTTAAAAGCCGTAGCTCTCACAAGCTCACTTCCAGCAGAAGGGAAATCTCTTGTGAATGTGCTGCTCGCCAAAACCCTTGCCGAAATGGGGCAGCGGGTACTGCTCGTGGATGCAGACCTCCGCAAACCACAACTGCACATCCGCCTCGGAATCAACAATCTCCAGGGGCTCTCCAACCTGATCACAGAAGACGCTTTGCATTGGAGGGATCTCTGCAAACAGGTCCCTGGATACGAAAACTGGAGCGTGATGACCGCTGGCCTGCGGCCACCGGATCCCACGCGTTTGCTCAGTTCACAGAGAATGCATGACCTCGTTCAGGAGATCACTCAAAGCAACGATTTTGATCTGGTGTTGTTCGATACCCCACCGGTGCTGGGCCTGGCCGACGCCTCCCTTGTGGCCGAACACTGTGATGGCCTGATGCTGCTCGTGAGTCTGAATCGCGTTGACCGAGGCTTGCCCCAAGAAGCGGTCAACAGAATCGTCTCCAGCGGCGTTCCCTTGCTGGGCCTCATCACCAATGCCGTGAGCACCGAGGAGCAATCCAATCAGTTTGGCTACGGCAAATACGGCTATGGCAAATACGGATACGGCAGATATGGATATGGATATGGCGGGTACAACAGCTATTCAGCGGCCCTCTACGCCAACTACGCCGACCCAGAAGACAGCATCGACTCGAGCAGTGAAGGCGCAGGCAAAAGCCTCAAGGCATCACCAACATGGCGAGAACAGCTACGGGAACGTAGCCGTCGCTTCATGCAATGGCTCGACAACTGA
- a CDS encoding dual specificity protein phosphatase family protein yields MARQLIAMQQRFHIHWILIDELAIGPAPRAERHVLRLKEAGVGSVLSVCSEEEAPPPPSLEQHFACRRIVLPDHRSGRLPDRSELRDALALLLQLHQQQAPVFVHCVAAMERSPLVCLAWLVERHELSPEAALDYLMQVHPGTNPLPGQLALLRSQKTGAS; encoded by the coding sequence ATGGCTCGACAACTGATCGCCATGCAACAACGGTTTCATATCCACTGGATCCTCATCGATGAGCTGGCGATTGGCCCTGCTCCTCGAGCGGAGCGCCACGTGTTGCGTCTCAAAGAGGCTGGGGTTGGCTCCGTTCTCAGCGTTTGTTCCGAGGAGGAAGCACCACCTCCGCCCTCTCTTGAACAGCACTTTGCCTGCCGCCGCATTGTGCTGCCCGATCACCGCAGCGGGCGCCTGCCCGATCGAAGCGAACTTCGCGATGCTCTTGCCCTGCTTCTCCAGCTGCATCAACAGCAGGCTCCGGTGTTTGTGCACTGTGTTGCCGCGATGGAGCGCTCACCCCTGGTGTGCCTGGCCTGGCTTGTCGAACGCCACGAGCTCAGCCCAGAGGCAGCTCTCGATTATTTGATGCAGGTCCATCCGGGCACCAATCCCCTTCCCGGCCAGCTGGCCCTGCTGCGCAGCCAGAAAACTGGGGCCAGCTAA
- a CDS encoding SRPBCC family protein, with protein MLFLLLTPQPVEPPPLRPALQRVQTSSRVQLLRRGEQATLSMQVPVPIDRAWAVLTNYARTFAAMQDVAAVQLVSRQGQKLRLKQVLQAPYTFGLRINVLLEGEENPQSRSLRYRLVRGENIRALSGEWTLTQDAGGTLVRHTIRLQPEIPGLLQSSFRSLHDASLRQSFETLRQLMLGPALSDNRVPSNSATTTTTPSPLSVKAKG; from the coding sequence GTGCTGTTCTTGCTCCTCACCCCGCAGCCGGTTGAACCACCTCCCCTTCGGCCCGCCCTGCAACGCGTCCAAACAAGCAGCAGGGTCCAGCTGCTGCGTCGTGGTGAACAAGCCACCCTCTCCATGCAGGTACCGGTTCCCATAGATCGAGCCTGGGCTGTGCTCACCAACTACGCCCGCACCTTTGCGGCCATGCAGGATGTGGCTGCCGTGCAGCTGGTGTCACGGCAAGGCCAGAAGCTACGGCTCAAGCAGGTTTTGCAGGCTCCCTATACCTTCGGGTTACGCATCAATGTTCTTCTCGAGGGCGAGGAAAACCCTCAGAGCCGCAGCCTCCGCTACAGGCTCGTGCGCGGCGAAAACATCCGCGCGCTATCCGGCGAGTGGACGCTCACGCAAGATGCCGGAGGCACCCTGGTCCGTCACACCATTCGGCTACAGCCCGAGATTCCAGGCTTGCTTCAATCCAGTTTCCGCAGCCTCCATGACGCCAGCCTGCGCCAAAGCTTCGAAACGCTGCGTCAGTTGATGCTGGGGCCGGCCTTGAGTGACAACCGCGTCCCGAGCAACAGCGCGACCACCACCACAACCCCCAGCCCACTGAGCGTGAAAGCCAAAGGCTGA